AAACGAGCGTGGTGAGCCCCGGTGGTAGACGCCTGTATGAGGTTATGGAATAGATTCTCTCGTCTTGGAAAccttttgtgtgcgtgtgctgcATGTGGTTGTTCGTTTACACCATGGCGTTGTTCATCGTCTCCATTATTATCGTCTTTCAGTGCATACAACATGAGTAGTGGGAACAGGGTGACGAGCTCTGtgggcggcagcagcggtgCAACTGAGGTATGTCCTTCACATACACCTTTATCGTCTTCGACATTACTCAGATATACCATTGCACCATCAGAACCAACTATGGGCTCGCCTTGGCAAACcagtgaggaaagtgctTCTCGTCGACTGGCTGCTCTCACATCCTACCCACCATCTAACATTCGCAACGTCGCCGTTGTGGCACACGTAGACCACGGGAAGACAACATTAAGTGATGTTTTGCTCAGGCGAACCGGCGTGCTAAAGGGCTCTGTCAACGCAGGAGCTTATACTGATAGGCTGCTTGTTGAGCGGGAGCGCGGCATCACAGTGAAGTCACAAACATGTTCCATGTTTCTGAAGTACGGCGGCTCAGAGTTCTTGCTCAACTTGATTGACACGCCAGGTCATGTGGATTTCCAGTATGAAGTGTCACGTAGTGTGCGAGCGGCACAGGCTGTGCTTCTGCTCGTTGATGTGGCACAGGGGATTGAGGCGCAAACGATGTCCCATTTCCACATGGCATTGGATCAAGGATTGGCCATAATCCCCGTTTTCACCAAAATGGATTGCGTGCTCAACGACACAACGGTTGATGCTGCGCTACAACAACTCGAAGACTCCACAGGTCTACTGCGAAGTGAAGTGGTCTTTACCAGTGCAAAGGAGCAACTGGGGGTGGAGGCACTGTTGCAAGCTATCATTGAGCGCGTGCCTTCACCAAGTGGTGCAATAGGGCTGTCGGACGTGTGCcaacttcctcctcttttaccAGGCAGCACAGCCCGCGTGGCAATGGAGGCTGAGATGGTGCCACTGCGAGCCATCTTACTTGACTCGTGGACGAGGGAATGCGGTGGTGGACTCTATCGTCCGCCCTCAAAAACGAGCAGCGCCTTAAGCGGGAATGTAAAGATCGATGAAGATAAGGACACCGTCACATGTCTCGTATCTGTCATTGATGGAACTCTCACCGCGCGTACTAACATACTGCTGTATCATTCACAGAAACGCTACGAAGCTCGAGAAGTTGGAGTAATACATCCCGAACTTCGGCCCACTGGTGCCCTAACTGTTGGAATGGTTGGCTACGTTGTGTTTACTCGCGTCCAGCGCGAGGACTTTTCGGTTGGAGAAACACTTTACACACTTCCCACGCGAAAGTTCACGCGGGGAGGCATAGCACCTGTTCCCGGCTTCAGGCGCGTGCACCCTGTTGTGTTTGCGGGGTTTTACCCAGACGAGGGAGAATACGTTACACAGTTGCGTGAAGCGGTGGAGAAGCTTCGAATGAATGATCCTGCTGTTACCGTTGAACCCCTCGAGTGCCAGGCACTTGGCTCTGGCCTACAGTTGGGTTTTCTCGGTGTGTTGCATATGCAAATCTTTCAGGAACGCCTACTCTCCGAATTCGGGCAGCGTGTTCTCGTAACGCCACCTGTTGTTCAGTACAAGTACCGCGAAGCTGCCGGTGGCGATGACCAGCCGCCCAAACCCCTCTCGGTCCACACGTGGCGGTGGCTCCACGAGGGAGTGTCATGTTACATGGAACCTCACGTTACTGCCACAGTAGTCACACCGAGTGAGTATGCACAAATCATCGATGGCGAAGCGCAGAGGCACTATCGCGGGAAGCAGTTGGATATGCGAGTGATGGATGATGCCCGTGTCCTCCTGCGCTACAAAATGCCCCTCGCGGATATGGTGCGgggtttctttacttttgtgAAGAGTCAGTCCCACGGCTATGCGTCACTGGAGTACGATGAACTGGTGTATGAAGAAGCGGATTTGGTACGCGTAGACATCGTGGTGCAGAAGGCCCGTATCTCTGCGCTTGCCGTTATCTGTCCACGACACGAGGCACCATCGGTAGGAAAGCGTATAGTAGCGAGCCTAAAGTCCAATCTCACACGCACTGCTGTGGACATCCCCCTACAGGCACTAGTTGGGAGCAAGGTAGTTGCGAGGGAAACGGTTAGGGCGTACCGCAAGGATGTGACAGCAAAAATACACGCGGGTGACATCTCAcgcaaacagaaaaagtgGAACGAccagaaaaaggggaaggaacgCATGGCGCGGCGCACGGTTGGAGGCGTAACACTTGATCAGTCGGTCCTCGCCGCAGCAATGGGTGCCACTGCATTGTGACAATAAAATTATGAGGAGAGAACCGTTTGTAGAAACGGGGGAAGAGAAGTCAAGGAACATGTATGCGAGTATCTGTGGGGTTGCCGGTGAAAAGATTATGGGATCACATGAGGAAACGTCAGTCGTGGCCCCATCCCACTGACACTTGCAGGGAGCGGCAGTTAAAGGATTTctcattgttttttcccctctcctgttccttaTATTCGTTGATGTCTTAGCGCTGCACTGCGGCATTTAATACcattgttattgctgccaGTGGTCACATTAGGTGTCATCGTAATCTCCTTTTTCTATGTTTTACCTCGCTTCGTCTCTACTTTCTGTTTTGCAA
The genomic region above belongs to Trypanosoma brucei brucei TREU927 chromosome 10, whole genome shotgun sequence and contains:
- a CDS encoding GTP-binding protein, putative (GPI-Anchor Signal predicted for Tb10.70.4600 by DGPI v2.04, no cleavage site predicted) — protein: MRLWNRFSRLGNLLCACAACGCSFTPWRCSSSPLLSSFSAYNMSSGNRVTSSVGGSSGATEVCPSHTPLSSSTLLRYTIAPSEPTMGSPWQTSEESASRRLAALTSYPPSNIRNVAVVAHVDHGKTTLSDVLLRRTGVLKGSVNAGAYTDRLLVERERGITVKSQTCSMFLKYGGSEFLLNLIDTPGHVDFQYEVSRSVRAAQAVLLLVDVAQGIEAQTMSHFHMALDQGLAIIPVFTKMDCVLNDTTVDAALQQLEDSTGLLRSEVVFTSAKEQLGVEALLQAIIERVPSPSGAIGLSDVCQLPPLLPGSTARVAMEAEMVPLRAILLDSWTRECGGGLYRPPSKTSSALSGNVKIDEDKDTVTCLVSVIDGTLTARTNILLYHSQKRYEAREVGVIHPELRPTGALTVGMVGYVVFTRVQREDFSVGETLYTLPTRKFTRGGIAPVPGFRRVHPVVFAGFYPDEGEYVTQLREAVEKLRMNDPAVTVEPLECQALGSGLQLGFLGVLHMQIFQERLLSEFGQRVLVTPPVVQYKYREAAGGDDQPPKPLSVHTWRWLHEGVSCYMEPHVTATVVTPSEYAQIIDGEAQRHYRGKQLDMRVMDDARVLLRYKMPLADMVRGFFTFVKSQSHGYASLEYDELVYEEADLVRVDIVVQKARISALAVICPRHEAPSVGKRIVASLKSNLTRTAVDIPLQALVGSKVVARETVRAYRKDVTAKIHAGDISRKQKKWNDQKKGKERMARRTVGGVTLDQSVLAAAMGATAL